The genomic interval CGCATACCCGCACTTGAACGAGTACACCGCAGCGCGAGACGGCCACACCTACACCCCGGCACAGGAGATCGCCCTCGCCCTGCGGTCTCCCGCGCAGTTCGCCCCCGGGACGCGGTTCGCGTACACCAACACCAATTACATCGTCGCGGGCATGCTGATCGAGGCGGTGACCGGACATCGCTTCACCGATGAACTACGCGATCGCATTCTCACGCCGCTGCGGTTGGCGGACACCTATCTACCCGCCACCGGGGAAACCGGTTTGCGCGCACCGCATCCCACCGGCTACGCCACCCTCGAGGGCACGGTTACCGACGTGACGCGGATGGAACCGTCGGTGCCGTGGACCTCGGGCTCGTTGGTCAGTACCGGTGCCGATCTCAACCGGTTCTATCTCGCGCTGCTAGCCGGGAAGGTGGTGCCGCAGACCCAACTGCGCCAGATGCTCGACGGAGTCGACATGGGTAACGGTGACGGCATGTCCTACGGGCTCGGCGTTGGTTATGCCCAATTACCTTGCGGGGCACAGTATGTCGGCCACGTCGGTGGTGTCGTCGGCTTCACCGCCATCTCCGGCGCGACGGCGGCGGGGCGCGCCGTCACCTTCTCCTTCACCGGGTCGCCCGCCGCCGTGGACATCGGCACCTTGCTCACCCACGCGCTGTGTGGGTGAGCTTTCGCGGATTCACGCGGAGGTCGTCCCGATGACCTCCGCGTATCGGCGCTCCAGGGCCGCGGACACCTCGGGATCGGGATAGCCCACCGACCGGCCGTCGAGCGCTTCCACCAGCGCGTCGAGGCAGAAGTGGTATCCAGCGGCGGTTCCGGGCAGCCCGTGCGGACCCGGCGTGCCGAACCAGACCGTGCAGAGCAACCGGGATCCGGCTCCCTCGGCAAGGATCTCGAATCGCAAATGCTCGTCGTCCCAGAGGAATTCGAAGATGCGGGGCGGCTCCCAGGTCAGGATCCGGCCGGGCAGCTCCGGATCGTCCAGATCGACGCCCGCCTCCGTCAGTTCCGTATCCGCGTGTTCGACCGCTTCCGGCCAGAACCGGAACCGGAGCTCGGCGCCGGTGTGGCGTTCGCCGAGGATGTCGGCCGGAAACCAGTGGCGGAGGTGTTCGGATTCGGTCAGGGCGCGCCACACTTTCGCCGGTGGGTGCGCGAGCATGCGTTCGTAGCGGATGCCTACGCGGTCGTCGTCGCGCAGAATGTCGCCGAGGCGCTGGTCTACGTCGGTCATATCACTCCTCAGGGTCGTCGGGCAGGGTGTCCAGATAACGCTCGAGTCCGTCGAGCCGGTCGGCCCAGATCTCCCGGAACGGCGCCAGCCACACGTCGATCTCGCGCAATCGGTCCGGGGCGAGCCCGTAGTGCCGTCGCGGGCCGTCGACTCGGATGCGCACCAGCGCCGCCGTGTCCAGCATCTTCAGGTGCTTCGACACATTGGGCTGCGCCGTCCCCAATTCGCCCGCCAGATCGCCGACCGTGCGCTCACCCGCGCGCAGGAGGTCGAGGATCCGGCGGCGAGTGGGATCGGCCAGGACCTCGAATACATCGCGTGTCACCCGTCCGATTATGCCTCAAGGGGAATATTCCTGTCAAGGCATATGATGTCAGTGCTGGATCAATCCGCCGACCGGGACGGCGGCGACGTGACCGGTGGCCGGAAGACTTTCCGCCAACGCGAGCCCGACGTCGACCAGTCCGGATCGGCGCAGACCGGTGACCTCGGAAATCGGCGTCCACACCGCTTCGGCCGTCGCACCATCGGGCTCCGGCCGCAGGCGGCCCCCAGTCACCGCGACGCGATAGAAGATCCCGACGTTTTGGTGCTCGACCCCGGCTCGGGCGACATTCGCGGGAATCATTCTCGAATCCACACCGAGCAGGCGCTCGACGACCCCCTCGTACCCCGTCTCCTCCGCGAGTTCCCGGATCACCGCATCGAACGGATCCTCGCCGTGCTCCACGCGCCCGCCGGGAAGTGTCCAATTCTTCGGCCCGGTTCGCGGCACATGATGCGCTAGCAACACCTGGCCGTCCGCGAGGCACACGGCGTAGGCCGCCAATCTGAAACTCATGTCACGAGCGTGCCACCGCTCTGACAGCAGCGGCCCGCTAGACCAGGTTGGCGGCGATCAGCAGGGTCCAGATCTCGCCCTGGTCGACGACCTCGACGCCGAGCTTCTCCGCCTTGGCCAGTTTGCTGTCGCCGACACCCGCACCGGTGATGAGCAGGTCGGTGTTCGCCGAGACCGAGGACGCGGCCGTCGCGCC from Nocardia goodfellowii carries:
- a CDS encoding ArsR/SmtB family transcription factor, producing MTRDVFEVLADPTRRRILDLLRAGERTVGDLAGELGTAQPNVSKHLKMLDTAALVRIRVDGPRRHYGLAPDRLREIDVWLAPFREIWADRLDGLERYLDTLPDDPEE
- a CDS encoding NUDIX hydrolase, yielding MSFRLAAYAVCLADGQVLLAHHVPRTGPKNWTLPGGRVEHGEDPFDAVIRELAEETGYEGVVERLLGVDSRMIPANVARAGVEHQNVGIFYRVAVTGGRLRPEPDGATAEAVWTPISEVTGLRRSGLVDVGLALAESLPATGHVAAVPVGGLIQH
- a CDS encoding SRPBCC domain-containing protein, whose protein sequence is MTDVDQRLGDILRDDDRVGIRYERMLAHPPAKVWRALTESEHLRHWFPADILGERHTGAELRFRFWPEAVEHADTELTEAGVDLDDPELPGRILTWEPPRIFEFLWDDEHLRFEILAEGAGSRLLCTVWFGTPGPHGLPGTAAGYHFCLDALVEALDGRSVGYPDPEVSAALERRYAEVIGTTSA
- a CDS encoding serine hydrolase domain-containing protein, which encodes MRLRVFTVPLCTAAVLLSACTTSTAEPASASIAARMDTVRGDLDAAVRSGAVGAVATLTDNGATAVSTSGLADIATGTAISADVPQHVRIGSVTKTFTAAIALQLVAENRIDLDRPIGTYLPGLLAGDGVDGNAITVRQILGHRSGLPEPTAYPHLNEYTAARDGHTYTPAQEIALALRSPAQFAPGTRFAYTNTNYIVAGMLIEAVTGHRFTDELRDRILTPLRLADTYLPATGETGLRAPHPTGYATLEGTVTDVTRMEPSVPWTSGSLVSTGADLNRFYLALLAGKVVPQTQLRQMLDGVDMGNGDGMSYGLGVGYAQLPCGAQYVGHVGGVVGFTAISGATAAGRAVTFSFTGSPAAVDIGTLLTHALCG